One region of Oncorhynchus mykiss isolate Arlee chromosome 8, USDA_OmykA_1.1, whole genome shotgun sequence genomic DNA includes:
- the LOC110530191 gene encoding ATP-binding cassette sub-family D member 3 isoform X2, whose translation MASISKYLTAKNSSIAGATIVALYLLKRRRHAAQLSWGKRSSELQLSKDEAKQEKTVVDKVFFARVLKIVKIMVPGVFCKESGYCLLIAAMLVARTYCDVWMIQNGTMIESGIISRDVNLFKKHFYYYIAAIPGISLVNNFLKLGLNELKLCCRVRLTKHLYDEYLQGYTYYKIGNLDNRIGNPDQLLTQDVERFCNSVVDLYSNVSKPLLDIGLYIFKLTSAIGAQGPACMIGYLMFSGLILTRLRRPIGKMTVMEQRYEGEYRFVNSRLITNSEEIAFYNGNLREKQTIHSTFQKLVDHLHNFIVFRFSTGFVDSIIAKYIATVVGYLVVSRPFLNHTHPRHLHSTHAELLEDYYQSGRMLLSMSQALGRIVLAGREMSRLSGFTARITEIMKVLKELNSGKYERTMVSQQGGRDSESLDRITLVPGSGEIINKDKIIKFEHTPLATPNGDILIKDLSFEVTSGTNVLVCGPNGCGKSSLFRVLGELWPLFGGRLTKPERGKLFYVPQRPYMTLGSLRDQVIYPDTVEDQRRKGTSDKVLKDYLDNVQLGHILEREGGWNTVQDWMDVLSGGEKQRMAMARLFYHKPQFAILDECTSAVSVDVEDFIYSHCRTDDLTRKTHIFFTGTRNTRWASRCSRFLTGSLCGSTMSTTCTWMEGGAMSSNPSPRKRWSLGHNDLTIAKYCTQRWS comes from the exons ATGGCGTCGATAAGTAAATACTTGACAGCCAAGAACTCCTCTATAGCAGGTGCCACAATCGTTGCCTTGTATCTTCTCAAGAGGAGAAGACATGCAGCCCAATTAAGTTG GGGGAAAAGATCATCAGAGCTACAGTTGAGCAAAGAT GAGGCCAAGCAGGAAAAGACGGTGGTGGACAAGGTGTTCTTTGCACGTGTCCTGAAGATAGTGAAGATCATGGTTCCTGGAGTGTTCTGCAAAGAG TCAGGATACTGTCTCCTCATCGCTGCTATGCTGGTGGCCAGAACCTACTGTGATGTGTGGATGATCCAGAATGGAACCATGATCGAGAG TGGAATCATTAGCAGAGATGTCAATCTCTTTAAGAAGCACTTTTATTACTATATTGCTGCCATACCAGGG ATCTCACTAGTCAACAACTTCCTGAAGCTGGGCCTGAATGAACTGAAGCTCTGCTGCCGGGTTCGACTCACCAAGCACCTCTATGACGAGTACCTGCA AGGTTACACATACTATAAGATTGGTAACCTGGACAACCGCATCGGTAACCCTGACCAGCTGCTGACCCAGGACGTGGAGAGGTTCTGTAACAGTGTGGTGGACCTCTACTCCAACGTCAGCAAG CCTTTATTGGACATTGGTCTGTACATCTTCAAGTTGACCTCAGCCATTGGTGCACAG GGTCCTGCCTGTATGATAGGATACCTGATGTTCTCTGGGCTCATCCTGACACGTCTGCGGAGGCCCATCGGGAAGATGACGGTCATGGAGCAGAGGTACGAGGGAGAGTACCGATTCGTCAACTCTCGCCTTATCACCAACAG TGAAGAGATTGCCTTCTACAATGGAAACCTGAGGGAGAAGCAGACCATTCACTCTACCTTCCAGAAACTA GTGGACCATTTACACAATTTCATTGTCTTCCGCTTTTCAACGGGTTTTGTGGACAGCATCATTGCTAAGT ATATTGCCACTGTTGTCGGGTACCTGGTGGTGAGCAGGCCGTTCCTGAACCACACCCACCCACGCCACCTACACAGCACCCATGCTGAGCTGCTCGAG GACTATTACCAGAGTGGGCGTATGTTGCTGAGCATGTCTCAGGCCCTGGGCAGGATCGTCCTGGCTGGCAGGGAGATGAGCAGGCTCTCGGG GTTCACCGCTCGTATCACCGAGATCATGAAGGTCCTGAAAGAGCTGAACTCTGGGAAATACGAGAGGACCATGGTCTCTCAGCAGGGAGGCAGAG ATAGTGAATCGCTAGATAGAATCACCCTGGTCCCAGGAAGTGGTGAAATCATCAACAAAGACAAGATCATCAA GTTTGAGCATACACCTCTTGCAACGCCTAATGGGGACATTCTTATCAAAGACCTCAGCTTTGAG GTGACGTCGGGGACAAATGTCTTGGTATGTGGCCCCAACGGCTGTGGGAAGAGCTCACTCTTCAGAGTCCTGGGAGAG CTCTGGCCTCTGTTTGGTGGCCGTCTCACCAAACCTGAGAGAGGGAAGCTCTTCTACGTTCCCCAGAGGCCATACATGACCCTAGGCTCTCTGAGAGATCAGGTGATCTACCCAGATACAGTGGAGGaccagaggaggaaggggacctCTGATAAG GTGCTGAAGGATTACCTGGACAACGTCCAGCTAGGTCACATCCTGGAGCGGGAGGGAGGCTGGAACACGGTCCAGGACTGGATGGACGTCCTCagtggaggagagaaacagaggatggCT ATGGCCCGTCTGTTCTACCATAAGCCCCAGTTTGCCATCCTGGATGAGTGCACCAGTGCTGTGAGTGTCGATGTGGAGGACTTCATCTACAGCCACTGTAGGACG GATGATCTcacaaggaaaacacacatctTCTTTACAGGAACAAGGAACACAAG GTGGGCATCACGCTGTTCACGGTTTCTCACAGGAAGTCTTTGTGGAAGCACCATGAG tACTACCTGCACATGGATGGAAGGGGGAGCTATGAGTTCAAACCCATCACCCAGGAAACGGTGGAGTTTGGGTCATAACGATCTTACCATAGCCAAGTATTGCACACAGAGATGGTCCTAA
- the LOC110530191 gene encoding ATP-binding cassette sub-family D member 3 isoform X1, which translates to MASISKYLTAKNSSIAGATIVALYLLKRRRHAAQLSWGKRSSELQLSKDEAKQEKTVVDKVFFARVLKIVKIMVPGVFCKESGYCLLIAAMLVARTYCDVWMIQNGTMIESAIIGRSTKDFKRFLFNFIKVMPFISLVNNFLKLGLNELKLCCRVRLTKHLYDEYLQGYTYYKIGNLDNRIGNPDQLLTQDVERFCNSVVDLYSNVSKPLLDIGLYIFKLTSAIGAQGPACMIGYLMFSGLILTRLRRPIGKMTVMEQRYEGEYRFVNSRLITNSEEIAFYNGNLREKQTIHSTFQKLVDHLHNFIVFRFSTGFVDSIIAKYIATVVGYLVVSRPFLNHTHPRHLHSTHAELLEDYYQSGRMLLSMSQALGRIVLAGREMSRLSGFTARITEIMKVLKELNSGKYERTMVSQQGGRDSESLDRITLVPGSGEIINKDKIIKFEHTPLATPNGDILIKDLSFEVTSGTNVLVCGPNGCGKSSLFRVLGELWPLFGGRLTKPERGKLFYVPQRPYMTLGSLRDQVIYPDTVEDQRRKGTSDKVLKDYLDNVQLGHILEREGGWNTVQDWMDVLSGGEKQRMAMARLFYHKPQFAILDECTSAVSVDVEDFIYSHCRTDDLTRKTHIFFTGTRNTRWASRCSRFLTGSLCGSTMSTTCTWMEGGAMSSNPSPRKRWSLGHNDLTIAKYCTQRWS; encoded by the exons ATGGCGTCGATAAGTAAATACTTGACAGCCAAGAACTCCTCTATAGCAGGTGCCACAATCGTTGCCTTGTATCTTCTCAAGAGGAGAAGACATGCAGCCCAATTAAGTTG GGGGAAAAGATCATCAGAGCTACAGTTGAGCAAAGAT GAGGCCAAGCAGGAAAAGACGGTGGTGGACAAGGTGTTCTTTGCACGTGTCCTGAAGATAGTGAAGATCATGGTTCCTGGAGTGTTCTGCAAAGAG TCAGGATACTGTCTCCTCATCGCTGCTATGCTGGTGGCCAGAACCTACTGTGATGTGTGGATGATCCAGAATGGAACCATGATCGAGAG TGCAATCATTGGTCGATCAACAAAAGATTTCAAGAGGTTCTTGTTCAACTTTATAAAAGTCATGCCATTT ATCTCACTAGTCAACAACTTCCTGAAGCTGGGCCTGAATGAACTGAAGCTCTGCTGCCGGGTTCGACTCACCAAGCACCTCTATGACGAGTACCTGCA AGGTTACACATACTATAAGATTGGTAACCTGGACAACCGCATCGGTAACCCTGACCAGCTGCTGACCCAGGACGTGGAGAGGTTCTGTAACAGTGTGGTGGACCTCTACTCCAACGTCAGCAAG CCTTTATTGGACATTGGTCTGTACATCTTCAAGTTGACCTCAGCCATTGGTGCACAG GGTCCTGCCTGTATGATAGGATACCTGATGTTCTCTGGGCTCATCCTGACACGTCTGCGGAGGCCCATCGGGAAGATGACGGTCATGGAGCAGAGGTACGAGGGAGAGTACCGATTCGTCAACTCTCGCCTTATCACCAACAG TGAAGAGATTGCCTTCTACAATGGAAACCTGAGGGAGAAGCAGACCATTCACTCTACCTTCCAGAAACTA GTGGACCATTTACACAATTTCATTGTCTTCCGCTTTTCAACGGGTTTTGTGGACAGCATCATTGCTAAGT ATATTGCCACTGTTGTCGGGTACCTGGTGGTGAGCAGGCCGTTCCTGAACCACACCCACCCACGCCACCTACACAGCACCCATGCTGAGCTGCTCGAG GACTATTACCAGAGTGGGCGTATGTTGCTGAGCATGTCTCAGGCCCTGGGCAGGATCGTCCTGGCTGGCAGGGAGATGAGCAGGCTCTCGGG GTTCACCGCTCGTATCACCGAGATCATGAAGGTCCTGAAAGAGCTGAACTCTGGGAAATACGAGAGGACCATGGTCTCTCAGCAGGGAGGCAGAG ATAGTGAATCGCTAGATAGAATCACCCTGGTCCCAGGAAGTGGTGAAATCATCAACAAAGACAAGATCATCAA GTTTGAGCATACACCTCTTGCAACGCCTAATGGGGACATTCTTATCAAAGACCTCAGCTTTGAG GTGACGTCGGGGACAAATGTCTTGGTATGTGGCCCCAACGGCTGTGGGAAGAGCTCACTCTTCAGAGTCCTGGGAGAG CTCTGGCCTCTGTTTGGTGGCCGTCTCACCAAACCTGAGAGAGGGAAGCTCTTCTACGTTCCCCAGAGGCCATACATGACCCTAGGCTCTCTGAGAGATCAGGTGATCTACCCAGATACAGTGGAGGaccagaggaggaaggggacctCTGATAAG GTGCTGAAGGATTACCTGGACAACGTCCAGCTAGGTCACATCCTGGAGCGGGAGGGAGGCTGGAACACGGTCCAGGACTGGATGGACGTCCTCagtggaggagagaaacagaggatggCT ATGGCCCGTCTGTTCTACCATAAGCCCCAGTTTGCCATCCTGGATGAGTGCACCAGTGCTGTGAGTGTCGATGTGGAGGACTTCATCTACAGCCACTGTAGGACG GATGATCTcacaaggaaaacacacatctTCTTTACAGGAACAAGGAACACAAG GTGGGCATCACGCTGTTCACGGTTTCTCACAGGAAGTCTTTGTGGAAGCACCATGAG tACTACCTGCACATGGATGGAAGGGGGAGCTATGAGTTCAAACCCATCACCCAGGAAACGGTGGAGTTTGGGTCATAACGATCTTACCATAGCCAAGTATTGCACACAGAGATGGTCCTAA
- the LOC110530191 gene encoding ATP-binding cassette sub-family D member 3 isoform X4: MASISKYLTAKNSSIAGATIVALYLLKRRRHAAQLSWGKRSSELQLSKDEAKQEKTVVDKVFFARVLKIVKIMVPGVFCKESGYCLLIAAMLVARTYCDVWMIQNGTMIESGIISRDVNLFKKHFYYYIAAIPGISLVNNFLKLGLNELKLCCRVRLTKHLYDEYLQGYTYYKIGNLDNRIGNPDQLLTQDVERFCNSVVDLYSNVSKPLLDIGLYIFKLTSAIGAQGPACMIGYLMFSGLILTRLRRPIGKMTVMEQRYEGEYRFVNSRLITNSEEIAFYNGNLREKQTIHSTFQKLVDHLHNFIVFRFSTGFVDSIIAKYIATVVGYLVVSRPFLNHTHPRHLHSTHAELLEDYYQSGRMLLSMSQALGRIVLAGREMSRLSGFTARITEIMKVLKELNSGKYERTMVSQQGGRDSESLDRITLVPGSGEIINKDKIIKFEHTPLATPNGDILIKDLSFEVTSGTNVLVCGPNGCGKSSLFRVLGELWPLFGGRLTKPERGKLFYVPQRPYMTLGSLRDQVIYPDTVEDQRRKGTSDKVLKDYLDNVQLGHILEREGGWNTVQDWMDVLSGGEKQRMAMARLFYHKPQFAILDECTSAVSVDVEDFIYSHCRTVGITLFTVSHRKSLWKHHEYYLHMDGRGSYEFKPITQETVEFGS, encoded by the exons ATGGCGTCGATAAGTAAATACTTGACAGCCAAGAACTCCTCTATAGCAGGTGCCACAATCGTTGCCTTGTATCTTCTCAAGAGGAGAAGACATGCAGCCCAATTAAGTTG GGGGAAAAGATCATCAGAGCTACAGTTGAGCAAAGAT GAGGCCAAGCAGGAAAAGACGGTGGTGGACAAGGTGTTCTTTGCACGTGTCCTGAAGATAGTGAAGATCATGGTTCCTGGAGTGTTCTGCAAAGAG TCAGGATACTGTCTCCTCATCGCTGCTATGCTGGTGGCCAGAACCTACTGTGATGTGTGGATGATCCAGAATGGAACCATGATCGAGAG TGGAATCATTAGCAGAGATGTCAATCTCTTTAAGAAGCACTTTTATTACTATATTGCTGCCATACCAGGG ATCTCACTAGTCAACAACTTCCTGAAGCTGGGCCTGAATGAACTGAAGCTCTGCTGCCGGGTTCGACTCACCAAGCACCTCTATGACGAGTACCTGCA AGGTTACACATACTATAAGATTGGTAACCTGGACAACCGCATCGGTAACCCTGACCAGCTGCTGACCCAGGACGTGGAGAGGTTCTGTAACAGTGTGGTGGACCTCTACTCCAACGTCAGCAAG CCTTTATTGGACATTGGTCTGTACATCTTCAAGTTGACCTCAGCCATTGGTGCACAG GGTCCTGCCTGTATGATAGGATACCTGATGTTCTCTGGGCTCATCCTGACACGTCTGCGGAGGCCCATCGGGAAGATGACGGTCATGGAGCAGAGGTACGAGGGAGAGTACCGATTCGTCAACTCTCGCCTTATCACCAACAG TGAAGAGATTGCCTTCTACAATGGAAACCTGAGGGAGAAGCAGACCATTCACTCTACCTTCCAGAAACTA GTGGACCATTTACACAATTTCATTGTCTTCCGCTTTTCAACGGGTTTTGTGGACAGCATCATTGCTAAGT ATATTGCCACTGTTGTCGGGTACCTGGTGGTGAGCAGGCCGTTCCTGAACCACACCCACCCACGCCACCTACACAGCACCCATGCTGAGCTGCTCGAG GACTATTACCAGAGTGGGCGTATGTTGCTGAGCATGTCTCAGGCCCTGGGCAGGATCGTCCTGGCTGGCAGGGAGATGAGCAGGCTCTCGGG GTTCACCGCTCGTATCACCGAGATCATGAAGGTCCTGAAAGAGCTGAACTCTGGGAAATACGAGAGGACCATGGTCTCTCAGCAGGGAGGCAGAG ATAGTGAATCGCTAGATAGAATCACCCTGGTCCCAGGAAGTGGTGAAATCATCAACAAAGACAAGATCATCAA GTTTGAGCATACACCTCTTGCAACGCCTAATGGGGACATTCTTATCAAAGACCTCAGCTTTGAG GTGACGTCGGGGACAAATGTCTTGGTATGTGGCCCCAACGGCTGTGGGAAGAGCTCACTCTTCAGAGTCCTGGGAGAG CTCTGGCCTCTGTTTGGTGGCCGTCTCACCAAACCTGAGAGAGGGAAGCTCTTCTACGTTCCCCAGAGGCCATACATGACCCTAGGCTCTCTGAGAGATCAGGTGATCTACCCAGATACAGTGGAGGaccagaggaggaaggggacctCTGATAAG GTGCTGAAGGATTACCTGGACAACGTCCAGCTAGGTCACATCCTGGAGCGGGAGGGAGGCTGGAACACGGTCCAGGACTGGATGGACGTCCTCagtggaggagagaaacagaggatggCT ATGGCCCGTCTGTTCTACCATAAGCCCCAGTTTGCCATCCTGGATGAGTGCACCAGTGCTGTGAGTGTCGATGTGGAGGACTTCATCTACAGCCACTGTAGGACG GTGGGCATCACGCTGTTCACGGTTTCTCACAGGAAGTCTTTGTGGAAGCACCATGAG tACTACCTGCACATGGATGGAAGGGGGAGCTATGAGTTCAAACCCATCACCCAGGAAACGGTGGAGTTTGGGTCATAA
- the LOC110530191 gene encoding ATP-binding cassette sub-family D member 3 isoform X3, translating to MASISKYLTAKNSSIAGATIVALYLLKRRRHAAQLSWGKRSSELQLSKDEAKQEKTVVDKVFFARVLKIVKIMVPGVFCKESGYCLLIAAMLVARTYCDVWMIQNGTMIESAIIGRSTKDFKRFLFNFIKVMPFISLVNNFLKLGLNELKLCCRVRLTKHLYDEYLQGYTYYKIGNLDNRIGNPDQLLTQDVERFCNSVVDLYSNVSKPLLDIGLYIFKLTSAIGAQGPACMIGYLMFSGLILTRLRRPIGKMTVMEQRYEGEYRFVNSRLITNSEEIAFYNGNLREKQTIHSTFQKLVDHLHNFIVFRFSTGFVDSIIAKYIATVVGYLVVSRPFLNHTHPRHLHSTHAELLEDYYQSGRMLLSMSQALGRIVLAGREMSRLSGFTARITEIMKVLKELNSGKYERTMVSQQGGRDSESLDRITLVPGSGEIINKDKIIKFEHTPLATPNGDILIKDLSFEVTSGTNVLVCGPNGCGKSSLFRVLGELWPLFGGRLTKPERGKLFYVPQRPYMTLGSLRDQVIYPDTVEDQRRKGTSDKVLKDYLDNVQLGHILEREGGWNTVQDWMDVLSGGEKQRMAMARLFYHKPQFAILDECTSAVSVDVEDFIYSHCRTVGITLFTVSHRKSLWKHHEYYLHMDGRGSYEFKPITQETVEFGS from the exons ATGGCGTCGATAAGTAAATACTTGACAGCCAAGAACTCCTCTATAGCAGGTGCCACAATCGTTGCCTTGTATCTTCTCAAGAGGAGAAGACATGCAGCCCAATTAAGTTG GGGGAAAAGATCATCAGAGCTACAGTTGAGCAAAGAT GAGGCCAAGCAGGAAAAGACGGTGGTGGACAAGGTGTTCTTTGCACGTGTCCTGAAGATAGTGAAGATCATGGTTCCTGGAGTGTTCTGCAAAGAG TCAGGATACTGTCTCCTCATCGCTGCTATGCTGGTGGCCAGAACCTACTGTGATGTGTGGATGATCCAGAATGGAACCATGATCGAGAG TGCAATCATTGGTCGATCAACAAAAGATTTCAAGAGGTTCTTGTTCAACTTTATAAAAGTCATGCCATTT ATCTCACTAGTCAACAACTTCCTGAAGCTGGGCCTGAATGAACTGAAGCTCTGCTGCCGGGTTCGACTCACCAAGCACCTCTATGACGAGTACCTGCA AGGTTACACATACTATAAGATTGGTAACCTGGACAACCGCATCGGTAACCCTGACCAGCTGCTGACCCAGGACGTGGAGAGGTTCTGTAACAGTGTGGTGGACCTCTACTCCAACGTCAGCAAG CCTTTATTGGACATTGGTCTGTACATCTTCAAGTTGACCTCAGCCATTGGTGCACAG GGTCCTGCCTGTATGATAGGATACCTGATGTTCTCTGGGCTCATCCTGACACGTCTGCGGAGGCCCATCGGGAAGATGACGGTCATGGAGCAGAGGTACGAGGGAGAGTACCGATTCGTCAACTCTCGCCTTATCACCAACAG TGAAGAGATTGCCTTCTACAATGGAAACCTGAGGGAGAAGCAGACCATTCACTCTACCTTCCAGAAACTA GTGGACCATTTACACAATTTCATTGTCTTCCGCTTTTCAACGGGTTTTGTGGACAGCATCATTGCTAAGT ATATTGCCACTGTTGTCGGGTACCTGGTGGTGAGCAGGCCGTTCCTGAACCACACCCACCCACGCCACCTACACAGCACCCATGCTGAGCTGCTCGAG GACTATTACCAGAGTGGGCGTATGTTGCTGAGCATGTCTCAGGCCCTGGGCAGGATCGTCCTGGCTGGCAGGGAGATGAGCAGGCTCTCGGG GTTCACCGCTCGTATCACCGAGATCATGAAGGTCCTGAAAGAGCTGAACTCTGGGAAATACGAGAGGACCATGGTCTCTCAGCAGGGAGGCAGAG ATAGTGAATCGCTAGATAGAATCACCCTGGTCCCAGGAAGTGGTGAAATCATCAACAAAGACAAGATCATCAA GTTTGAGCATACACCTCTTGCAACGCCTAATGGGGACATTCTTATCAAAGACCTCAGCTTTGAG GTGACGTCGGGGACAAATGTCTTGGTATGTGGCCCCAACGGCTGTGGGAAGAGCTCACTCTTCAGAGTCCTGGGAGAG CTCTGGCCTCTGTTTGGTGGCCGTCTCACCAAACCTGAGAGAGGGAAGCTCTTCTACGTTCCCCAGAGGCCATACATGACCCTAGGCTCTCTGAGAGATCAGGTGATCTACCCAGATACAGTGGAGGaccagaggaggaaggggacctCTGATAAG GTGCTGAAGGATTACCTGGACAACGTCCAGCTAGGTCACATCCTGGAGCGGGAGGGAGGCTGGAACACGGTCCAGGACTGGATGGACGTCCTCagtggaggagagaaacagaggatggCT ATGGCCCGTCTGTTCTACCATAAGCCCCAGTTTGCCATCCTGGATGAGTGCACCAGTGCTGTGAGTGTCGATGTGGAGGACTTCATCTACAGCCACTGTAGGACG GTGGGCATCACGCTGTTCACGGTTTCTCACAGGAAGTCTTTGTGGAAGCACCATGAG tACTACCTGCACATGGATGGAAGGGGGAGCTATGAGTTCAAACCCATCACCCAGGAAACGGTGGAGTTTGGGTCATAA